A portion of the Apus apus isolate bApuApu2 chromosome 3, bApuApu2.pri.cur, whole genome shotgun sequence genome contains these proteins:
- the LOC127382890 gene encoding uncharacterized protein LOC127382890 has translation MATLAFEPPSSVSTTYLMKVHSTSSSSQQAPNYRRKLPSTTPKAPRQCPSARDFTPSAHHHPQRHTGPTTPSPSNTGVRTSHHSTPSVNTGPRQPPARHSPSPSQYTCTGPARRPSPNPAPHAATGTPATFDPFPAPPASPPHTQRPACGAGAVSPPRHRPGSTHRGSLRGRARRSPAPATSLGLASSPLPRLSSPVRLSRLSHRETVSVRPPARFSAPTARGGGRACAASARSPGTRTERALLAAPPCQPPLRTAGAQALPLGNTHAQAWPGLSALYPSTPASARTSADTTRSPAPHGRP, from the coding sequence CCAGCAAGCTCCAAACTACAGGAGAAAACTGCCTTCAACTACGCCAAAGGCGCCCAGGCAGTGCCCATCCGCCCGTGACTTCACACCCTCCGCGCACCACCACCCTCAAAGGCACACAGGTCCAACGACACCTTCTCCCTCCAACACCGGGGTCCGTACCTCCCATCACTCCACCCCGTCGGTAAACACcgggccccgccagcccccggCCCGCcactcccccagccccagccaatACACGTGCACGGGCCCAGCCCGCCGGCCGTCCCCTAACCCCGCTCCGCACGCAGCTACCGGCACGCCGGCCACCTTCGACCCCTTCCCCGCCCCACCGGCTTCCCCACCCCATACGCAGCGGCCGGCGTGCGGAGCCGGGGCGGTCAGCCCCCCCCGCCACCGCCCCGGCTCGACCCACCGAGGCTCACTGAGAGGGCGGGCCCGCCGGTCCCCAGCCCCGGCTACATCGCTGGGCTTGGCTTCATCACCGCTTCCTCGCCTATCCTCTCCCGTGCGCCTGTCCCGGCTTTCCCACCGGGAGACCGTATCGGTGCGGCCCCCGGCCCGCTTTTCTGCCCCGACGGCAAGAGGCGGAGGCCGGGCCTGCGCGGCGTccgcccgctccccggggacgCGCACAGAGCGGGCCCTGCTCGCCGCCCCTCCGTGCCAGCCCCCGCTTCGCACCGCAGGCGCGCAGGCCCTGCCGCTCGGTAACACGCACGCCCAGGCCTGGCCCGGCCTCTCGGCCCTTTATCCCTCTACGCCCGCCTCGGCCCGAACCAGCGCGGACACGACCCGCTCACCCGCGCCCCACGGCCGGCCCTGA